The genomic window CGGCGGCGCACGCTGGTGACGTTCGGGATCCTGCTCGTCCTGCCGTGGATCCTGGTGCTCGCGTTCAAGCTGGGCGGCGACCCCGGCCCGGACAACAACGCCCCCGGCCTGGTCGACGTCGCGACGACGAGCGCCCTGAACTTCGCCCTGTTCGCCCTGTTCGTCTCGTCCGGCTTCCTGCTGGTCGTCGCGGTGGCCCTGTTCTGCGGCGACACCGTTGCGAGCGAGGCGGGCTGGTCGTCGCTGCGCTATCTGCTGGCGGCACCCGTCCCCCGCGTCCGCCTGCTCCGCCAGAAACTCACCGTAGCCCTGGCCTACGCGACAGCCGCCGTAATAACGCTCCCCGCAATGTCCCTGCTGGCCGGCACGGTCGCCTTCGGCTGGGGCCCGGCCACCCTCCTCACCGGCCGCACGCTCGCCACCGGCCCGGCCCTCAACCGGATGGCCCTGATCGTGGCCTACGCGCTGATCAGCCAACTGGTCGTAGCCGCCCTGGCCTTCCTGCTCTCGGTGACAACGGACTCGCCCCTGGGCGCGGTCGGCGGCGCGGTCGGCCTGGTGATCGTCAGCAACATCCTCGACGCGGTCACCGCCCTCGGCTCCTGGCGCGACTTCCTCCCCACCCACTGGATGTACGCGTGGATGGACGTCCTGCAACCCGACATCGTCTGGACGGGCATGGCGAAAGGCGCGTCCCTCTCCCTCACCTACGCCCTGCTCTTCCTGGCCCTGGCCGTCCGCCGCTTCCGCACCCGCGACATCACCTCCTGACCATCCCGGCCGGAGGCCCCCGGACGCGTCACGCGACCGTTGCCCGTACCGCTCGGCGATCAGCGCGATAGTCGCTACGTGGGTGTGCGGGGGCCACCCAGCACTCGCCCGGGTTTCCTAGGGTGGACGACGGTCGAGTACGGAGGCGGAGCGCATGGCGGAGCGTGGGGACGTTCCCCG from Actinomadura rubteroloni includes these protein-coding regions:
- a CDS encoding ABC transporter permease, which translates into the protein MPPPRPPGRDGSAPGYDPRRTLPLRVEAVRQFRRRRTLVTFGILLVLPWILVLAFKLGGDPGPDNNAPGLVDVATTSALNFALFALFVSSGFLLVVAVALFCGDTVASEAGWSSLRYLLAAPVPRVRLLRQKLTVALAYATAAVITLPAMSLLAGTVAFGWGPATLLTGRTLATGPALNRMALIVAYALISQLVVAALAFLLSVTTDSPLGAVGGAVGLVIVSNILDAVTALGSWRDFLPTHWMYAWMDVLQPDIVWTGMAKGASLSLTYALLFLALAVRRFRTRDITS